The genomic segment catgattctcagtgttttggcagttgtataatgttgtcaTCACTTCCcagttgaaatctgatatgtgatcaccaccGCCCCCCCAGGAACCTGCTGAGTGCTACtgagggggtggggcctgtggcagttcaccaccccctcagccttcatctctttgccctctgctgcctactttcttcctgctcaccttgccaaggcttttggcttgttctggatcctgcagctgcttcTTGTTCTCCtgccctccagttcttgggacttgagctagcaacttacctgctgatcttgggattcatcaattttcacagcctatgagcaagattCCTGTTCtccagcctgctgatcttgggttcaccagccactGCAACTATAAGCATCAGGAGAAgccctgcagtcttgcctgccaatcttgggattcgtcaaacttcacagcctgtaagcaagagctctgctctccagcctaccaatcttgggttcaccagccactGCAACTAtgagaatcaggagaagccttgcagtcttgcctgccaatcttgggattcatcgaacttcacagcctgtaagcaagagccctgctctctgaactgccgatcttgggttctccagccccttcAGCTACATGAATTGggagctacatgaatcaggagaaacctctatcctaaTCAAAGACTTGGGaggttccagtctctacaatcacgtgagcacTTTCCTTGATGTAAacctctatatatatacatttatatgctttactggttttgtttctctagagaacccagcctaagacattatggcattttcagttgccttatatgcattcaaaagctggacaataaatagggAAAATGGAAAATGGTTTTCGtgtagaatattgagtatatcgtggactgccagaagaacgaacaaatctgtcttggaagaagtacagccagaatgcttcttaaaagcaaggatgatgaagttttgtctcacattctttggacatgttatcaggagggaccagaccctggagaaggacatcatacttagtagagggtcagcaaaatagaggaaaaccatcactgagatggattgacacaatggctgcaactaCGGGATCATGCATAacaaatattgtgaggatggtacaggaccaggcagcgttttgttctgttgtacatagggttgctataagtcaggacCTATTTGACGGTACCTAAAGAAGCTCAAGGATGTGCTAAGCACTGGGGATCAAAATTATGTAAGGTATATAGATATCCCTATCTCATGGAGTTTACACTTTGTCTAAGgcaaacaatattaaaaaaataaataaaaaggctaATAATTATTATAGATTATGTTGTAGAAGTCAGCACAGGCTGAAAAGGCAACAAAATGTTAAtagtcgttgttagctgccatagagtcagtcCCTGGCCCTtagtaaccccatgtacaatggaatgatcCCCATGCATGTCAGACCATTGTGACTCATAGGCTCTttgctggctaatttttggagaaTAGATTTCCAGTGCTTTCTTTCAAAGTATTAATACAAGAATATTGAAGTTGGGTACCACTAGAGAGCTAAGCGTCAGGAAGAGAAATTGAAGAAATGCatttgtggtaggcagaataagaGTCCCCCCCAAAGATGTCCTCTTCCTAATCCACAGAATTTGTGACTTGTTATTTTACTTGGCAAATGAAactttgcaggtgtgattaaggTTAAGTGTTTTAAGATGGAGAGATTATTCCATATTATCCAGGTGGGTCAAACCTAATCACATAGACTCTTAAAAGCAGAGAACCTTTCTTGGCTGTGTTCAGAGGGAGATATGACTATGGATAAAGACACGAAGAGATGTAACCTTGCTGACTCCAAAGATGGAGGAAGGCACTCTAGCCAAGAAATGTGGGTggtctctagaagctggaaaaggcaagagaaCACTTACCCCTACTGCCTCCAGAAAGCAACACAGCCCTACCAGCACCTAGACTGTGGCCCCATCTGACACgtgtcagacttctagcctacatgGCTATAaggtaataaatttgtgttgttttaaccaCTAAGTTTATGATAATTTGTAGAGCAGCAATATGAAACTAATACAACACTCCTGGCAGAAAACACACCATAATTAAAATTGTAGGTGTAGATAACAACATGATATACCTGATTTGTATTACTCTGTTGAAGTGCAAGGCAGAGGGGGATGACTGATAAAGTAGTAGAGAAAATCAAGAAATGATTGCTGGAAAGCATTGTTTGCATGTATAGAGCCTTACAAATTATTGGACAACCATTGAAGGGCTTTAACTGGGTAATAGTGGGGTTAAATTTACATTTCATAAATAAATTTCCAACAGCTAATCAGATGATAGGATGATCAGATGACAGGATGATAGAATAGAAAGGGAAGTTTTAAATCAAACCAGGACACAGCattgagaatgaatgaatgaaaaagcaTAATAGAGATACCTTAATAAGGGAGGACCTTCAGTGCTTGAGCACCAAATATGTATTTACCTCCATATATACTGCCAAGTATTATTGCCTTGTTGATGAGGTCAATGCTACTTTCTAGTCTTGACAGATGGGCAGCATACCAATCCCCTGTGTCAAACTCTCTGCCAGTTATCTGTCTTTGAATGTGCCAAATCTTCAAGATGAAATTTGAACTCATCATTTAAGCcagtttttttttgtctgtttgtttataaCAATACCTCAATACCCTAGAGAGATGTTCACGTAAATCTAAACCCCTTGCCCTCCTCCATATTGAATTTACAattgtgtattaatcttttgactTTACCTTAAAATAGTTTTTCTATACAATAGAAAAACCTTAGAATATAAATTTTAGTGCAAAGTATCAAGGTACAAAATTTCATACACTGTAGAAattcaatttttaataaaataatagaaaaataaaaaaaattaataaaaggcaCAGAGAAAAGACTAAATAAACTGTAAAACCTTATGtagtttaaaattatttcttagtTGCTTAGTGGGATTTGTGAATTTTCTAGAAATTACATATTTGTTTTATAACAACAcctccccccctcaaaaaaaatacaaatgcttTAGATCTTTCTCTTTGCCTACTCCCAGAGTCATTATATTACAGCACAATTATTGCAAGAGTCTTTATTTGGCCTCCTTTCTTCATCCCTTTCACATTCAATCCATCTTCTTCATGCATTTTGGCATGCTGTTCTTAAAATCAGATTTATTATGTTAGGTACTTGTTGCAGAGAATAAATTGGCTTCCCAGTACCCACTAAATTTAGACTTCTGAAAGTTTTTCAAGGTACTCCAAAATCTACTCCTCATACTACCCAAAATGATCACTCAATATTTGCCAAATTACACTCTCCATTCCTACCACAATAACATCCCCAGTAGCTACTATGCGCTCATGTACCCCTGGCTCATCCTATCTGCTAGTTTACTTTTCCTTGATAGTATAGTaattatatattgtatatataatttttaataaattctaaTTGAATCATAATCTCAATTGTCCAATTTTACCTACTAAAGATTAAAAACTCAACTGCTGCTTTACATGCTGTTTTATCTCAACTCAccttaaaatgtttattaaatgttcATGAAACATATCATATATCTCctgattatttcttcttttctgttgAGTATTTTACCCCCAACTTTGTTATAAATTTGATGCTGCACGGCTTTTCACTCTCCCTGCCCCCCGACCCCAGTCCTTCATTACATAGTGACCTCTGTGACATTAGACACATAATGAATGCTAGTAAATACTTACTGATTGATAATTTATCACCTCAACATTCAAGTTCTTAACTCCCACATATGTTAAGCCACTTCGCTAAGACCTTCTCCCGGATCTGCTGGGTCTTCACACAGTACACAATGGGGTTCATCAGGGGTGGCACTAACAAGAACACATCTGCAATAAGGATCATAATAAGGGGGCTTTTGTGTTTGGCAAAGCGATGCATGGCAGACAGGGTGATGATGGGCACATAGAAGATGAGCACAGCACAGATGTGGGAGACACAGGTGTTGAGAGCTTTGAGCCGCTCTTCCAAAGATCCAATGCTGAGTACAGTCCTCAAGATCAGTACATATGACAGAAAAATCAGTGCCAAGTCCAGCATAGTACAGAGAGCAACAAAGAAGCCATAGACGACATCGATCTTGTTGTCAGAGCAGGCCAGCTTCATGGTATCCTGATGAAGACAGTATGAGTGAGAAAGGAGATTCTTCTGACAGTATTTTAGTCCCCTTAAAGTGAAGGGGAATGGGAGCACTAAAAGAATGCTCCTGAAAGCCAAGATCAGTCCCATTTTAGCAACCCTGTTGCTAGTGAGGATAGAATTATATCTCAGGGGATTATGAATGGCAAGAAAGCGATCCAAGGACATAATTAGAAGAACTGAGGATTCCATGACAGTGAATCCATGAATGAAGAACTCTTGAGCAAAGCAAGCACTGGGTGAAATTCTCATGGCATTGAACAAGAAAACCCTCAGCATGGTAGGAAAGGAGGAGAGGGACAGGCCCAGGTCAGAGACAGCCAACATGGCAAGGAAATAATACATAGGCTCATGGAGTGAGGGCTCTGCCTTTATGATAACAAGAATTGTGCAGTTGCCTATGATGGCAACCAAGAACATGAGGCAGATTGGGGTGGAGATCCAGATGTGGGTGTATTCCAGCTCTGGGATTCCAATCAGAAGAAAAAGCTGGACCTCGGAATTATTGAGAACAGTCATAGTGAGTAGGAACATGAGCTCTTTACCCAGAGGAGAAACATGAGCCCTTTACCCAGATCTGAAACCACATAAACAGAAAGCAGTTACACTTTTGGATAAAATCCAGTTTTAGGAGGATAAGTGGGTCTTTTATATACTGTACTGGAAAGTGTATTTGGCATAATATTAATTTTCAAACTTTATCAAAGCCTTTAACATTCTTGTGCCCTCCAACATAGCAATGTCCCTTTAACAATTTAACCTGAGCTGGTAATTTTCCAAcatttaaatgtatatatagaaTACATCAAAGTAGTTGGTTTGATTGAGTCAATGGTTGAACACCTAGAATCTTGCCCACTCATTTTTCAATATGATCTTCAGCAACCCATGTGTTGGCTTCACAAGACCCTCAGACTTCATGgaagaaaatttgaaaataatattctaaggaaataatcagagattACTGAACATAGCTACACTTTGGTAAGTATTAAAAGCtagaaaataaatgtataaaaaaaaaagaaaataaatgtatagATTAGTTTATTTCTTAAACTTGTGAAGTACCAGTTGCTTTCAATTCGAGTCTGActaatggtgatcccatgtgtgtctgaacagaactgtgctccatagggttttcactggctgacttttcagaagtaaatagccaggcctttcttctgagaccatctgggtggacttgaaccactaaccttttggttagcaaccaattgtgttaaccatttgtactgccCAGAGACTCCTAAAACTTACAAGGTAGGTACTTATTATCCACAATTTTATGCATAAGTAAGCATATGTATTCCATTAAGAATTATGTGAAGATACATGCAAAGATTGTTTTCAAACATATTTGTCATTTCATTGTTTAATTTTAAGTAAATTATTTAACCTACCTGAGCTTTACCTTTTAGATCTGTAAACtgaataaaatcttgaaagattTTTGAGGTTTAGAGATTTGTGAAGCACTAAACAGATCTAGGTTCACGAAATCGCTAACGAGTATCTTTAAATATTAATTACTGTATATAATGGTGTCATGGATTTAaatatgtccccccccaaaatatgtgtatcaacttggttaggccatgattcccagtattctgtggttgtcctccattttgtgattgtaattttatgttaaagaggattagggtgggattgtaacacccttaccaggttacattcctgatccaatgtaaaggcagtttccctggggtgtggcctgcaccactttttttcttacaatatataaaaggaaagggaagcaagccgagagttggagacctcatactaccaagaaagcagtgctgggagcagagcgcgtcctttggacctgaggttcctgcaccaaGATGttcccagactaagggaagatggaggacaaggaccttcctccagagccaacagagagaggaaaccttCCTctgcagctgacaccctgagtttggacttctagcctagtagactgtaagaaaattaatttctctttgctaaagccatccacctgtggtatttctgttatagcaacactggatGATTAACATAAAGAGTTTCCAATAGAATATCTAGGAGAACTTGAATAGTGCATATACCCTTGGAATTAGGTATCCTAATTGTCTTCAAATATGTAGTCCCACATGAAATGTAATCACTTATGGGCAACGTTCAGGTCATCGTTTGAAAGGAAAGTGCTGAAGCTGTGCAGTAGTAGCAAGTGGATGTTCATCTTATCTCTCTCTCAGATGATCCAATTAGCCAaagaaattttaaatgaaaaaaattcacaATACCTAACTTATCATTGtaccataaaatttaaaaatccatatacataaaaaaaaactgaaccctgattttattttttaaagtctgttttaaaaatataacaaatgATATTTCAAAGGTAAAAATATACAATATTGTAACTTACTATGTTAGGGCTTCAGGATATCATAATACTGAACAATTGGTATAAATTACCAGTGAAATACAAATATCTAAGCTGACCACCATAAAGCTTACCTACATGTTGTAAACCTGTGAATAAATGCAAAAAGATATGAAAATTATGAAACAGGTAATTTAAATAGCAAAAAGTGGCAAAGATTCAAAAGATGAGGAAAGAGCCAATGTATAAGGCTGGAGATCACTGGAGATGTTAGCCTCACTTCAGAATTATTAAACTTTTAATctgcaatagaaaaaaaatcatcagtCTTCAATGAAAAACAGTGTACACTGGAAATTACTCCCCTGAATtgaagctggaaaccctggtggcgtagtggttaagtgctatggctgctaaccaaagggttggcagtttgaatctgccaggcgctccttggaaactctatggggcagttctactctgtcctatagggtcgctatgagtcagaattgactcaatagcactgggtttttttgttttttttaattgaagcttGATTGTGAGTTACTGTTGTATTTCATAATTCTTTTTGAGAATAACAAAGACAAACACAATAAGTGCCAAGCATCCCTGAactaatatatttaattttttctggGTCTTACCTACCCAGATATGTTTGGTTAACCTGTAAATAGAGCCAAATCCTCTAGAATGGAAGCCCTGAACAGTTAAACCATGTCTTATTCATCTCCCACTATGGCAGTGAGCCTACTCCCAAGCTCAGGGGAAGAATATTTTGGAGATGATGATAGATTTTCAAATCTCATGAAAATCATTCTGCGTATGATCAGTCAGATTGTGTCGACTAAACAACATGATTCTGATCCCTCCCCCTCAGGAGTAGtagaaatgtcctcatttccaaGAGCCTTAGagcttattttccttttcttttcctcttttactgAGGGGTACTGACTTAGGTCATTCAGGCAATGCTTCTATCATGGAAGCAGATGAAATTATCCAGGAAAAATGTGCAAAAGCCAAAATTTAAATCTCAGGTAGAATCTTGAGGACCAGCAATATTGCAAAGAAATACCTAGAGAGTTGGGAGAAAAACTAGGAGAGTCAGATGCAGAGAGTTTTGTCCTCAAGTCAAGTGTTGCCCAGATATGTTAgaatttcagttctttcaggtaaGAAATCAGCCCCCAAGGTTGATCCACAACATCCATGCATAAATCTCAGCtctacaacatttttttttttctacaacatACCATTTTTTTGTATCTGAGTAAACTGCTTGGACCCCCAAGAGATGCTTTCTCTTTCATCGAGTGTAGACAGTTTCTGCCTCAAAGTTATTTTAGACGGTTTGATATAGTCCCCAACATAATGAAGAAAATCAGTAAGTACCAGCTACTAATAATTATTTCAACAAAAATTTCTCAGTCATTTCCTCCAGACATCAAATCCCAGACTGGccgaaacattttttttttttaattgacagtaAAGCTTACTCTATTTGTCATATAATCCAGTAAATGGGACCCTACCAATATCTAAGTTgaaaaaaatcttatttaaacCTTCAGACTGTGCAATCCAAACCTCCGTTcattaacacacacatacatacgcatacacacatacacacgcactcCTCAAAGCTACATCCTCTTCCTCCCCATTATCATTTATTTAGACATCAGCTATTtaacaaagctttttttttttttttttttaagtataggtTTCCAAAAGGAATGTTATTTCCTTGCACTTACCAGAAACTAGGTTCTCAATATGTCCCTGAGAGATAATCACAAGATGTCTCCACTTTGATCTCCATTTTATCTACTTCAGTTTCCCTCAGGGATGTAGACACCTGGGAGCACTAGAAAAGCAGTCTTTCTTGGATCTTCCAGTAAACTTATACATAAATGGTTGGGCCTGGGACTCAGACATTAGTTCTttggtaaagtgcttggctgctaaccaaaaggttggcagttcaaacccactggccacTCCAGGGGAAAGAGATGTGCCAGTCtgtctccataaagatttacagtcttgggaaccctatgcagtagttctactctgtgctgtagggtcactatgagtcagaatcaactaaacagcaatgagtttggtttttgttttgtttttgatttttacaTGTAGGGACTGTGATGGACTGTGCCTTAAATTATCTCATTTTCTCAACATggtaactctatgaggtagtcTCCTCCTGCCATGctgccatttttgttttttttgcttattttgctttctcttttttcttttcttcctccctccagcCTAGACCCATACATCACCTCCCGTCCCTTCCCACTGGCCCTCAGGCCTGCCCCGCACCCACTCACTGCCTTCCACCTAGCCCTGTAATCCAACTTCCCTGCCTCCCAAAGTTAAATAGTACAAGTTAGAAAGGCAGGCATAAAGTAATGAATGAAAAAATGCTAGGAATAGTGAATAAGTGAGTAAATTTAAGTAAAAATTTCTCTTTTCTTAATTGTTGGAATATGGTAAGTTTACTACATAAATCAAAATAACTACAGTGTACTGCAAGGTTTATAACACAGATAAAAATATAAACTTGACAATAAttacataaaagacaaaaacgagTTAAACGAAGTATACTCTTAAAAGGTTGCTACATTACATTTGGAGGAGTACAATGTTAACTTGGTGATGGACTGTTATAAGTTATAGATGCATACCATAATACCCACTGccaatagatgatagatagatagattggtAGATAGACTGATACGTACTCATAGTGTTGAGTCtaacctatccatgagcatggtatatatttccatttatatagatgtcttttggtttcttgcagtagtgttttgtatttttctttgtatatgtacgtacataggtaggtaggtaattTACCTAAAAAGCTAATTGAGGAGAAAAAATAGAATACTAAAACATACTTGATTTGATTCAAGATATTTGAAAGTCAGAAAAGCAGTAAAAAAGAACGTAAGGCATATGAGACAAAGAGAAAACAAGATAGATTTAAACTAATATATTATCAATTATATGAAACGTAAATGGGCTAAAAACTCTAATTATAAAACATCATTTGTCACCTTGGCCTAGAAAACATGTGCTGATTACAAAAGGTGCACTGGAAATGTAAACACACAGATAGTTTagagtaaaagaa from the Loxodonta africana isolate mLoxAfr1 chromosome 7, mLoxAfr1.hap2, whole genome shotgun sequence genome contains:
- the LOC100674855 gene encoding olfactory receptor 51A7, yielding MFLLTMTVLNNSEVQLFLLIGIPELEYTHIWISTPICLMFLVAIIGNCTILVIIKAEPSLHEPMYYFLAMLAVSDLGLSLSSFPTMLRVFLFNAMRISPSACFAQEFFIHGFTVMESSVLLIMSLDRFLAIHNPLRYNSILTSNRVAKMGLILAFRSILLVLPFPFTLRGLKYCQKNLLSHSYCLHQDTMKLACSDNKIDVVYGFFVALCTMLDLALIFLSYVLILRTVLSIGSLEERLKALNTCVSHICAVLIFYVPIITLSAMHRFAKHKSPLIMILIADVFLLVPPLMNPIVYCVKTQQIREKVLAKWLNICGS